Proteins from a genomic interval of Triplophysa dalaica isolate WHDGS20190420 chromosome 13, ASM1584641v1, whole genome shotgun sequence:
- the si:ch211-153j24.3 gene encoding protein c-Fos isoform X1, with protein sequence MPKNVYACRSVSQVSAEEELHASDPQMKDTQKAGIEKDECLNTEAADDPFVPTVTAVASAPDLKWMVLSTDISSVSPCSAARDERPQSTSRSKDNSKATRKTFTCRKKGTKEQLSPEEEERKRIRRERNKLAAAKCRNRRRELTNTLQAETDSLEEDKAALKSEIASLLKEKKSLELILSAHKPHCKISEDTEGETEEKILAQEEQTPPHSPDTTLEPNQVPNSPQQEEPPCTAIFGDSDVLLCSSAELGAVEVEPYIDMRDVSMEDISDVIDSSDDMDLLVPDIDLTSSLGLSEWETLYMSMGGGLEPVSSLTCSPTCSSSSSSNTVPVFNFNSADLEKHESNKEGLSKSNAAKEILMKL encoded by the exons aaGGCAGGTATTGAGAAGGATGAGTGTTTAAACACAGAGGCAGCCGATGATCCCTTTGTTCCCACGGTCACTGCTGTAGCTTCTGCTCCAGACCTGAAGTGGATGGTCCTGTCGACGGACATCTCTTCAGTGTCACCCTGCAGCGCTGCGAGAGATGAAAGACCCCAGAGCACATCTCGCTCCAAAGACAACTCGAAGGCTACTCGAAAGACTTTCACATGCAGGAAAAAGGGGACGAAAGAGCAG CTTTCGCCAGAGGAAGAAGAGAGGAAGCGAATCAGAAGAGAGAGGAACAAACTTGCAGCTGCCAAGTGTCGAAATCGCAGACGAGAACTGACCAACACTCTCCAAGCA GAAACCGACAGTCTTGAGGAAGACAAAGCAGCTCTGAAGTCCGAGATCGCCAGTCttttaaaggagaaaaaaaGTCTGGAGCTCATTCTTTCTGCTCACAAACCCCACTGTAAAATCTCAGAGGACACAGAAGGAGAAACAGAGGAGAAAATTCTAGCTCAGGAGGAGCAGACACCCCCTCACTCCCCAGACACCACCCTAGAACCTAACCAGGTGCCCAACAGCCCCCAGCAAGAAGAACCCCCATGCACTGCCATTTTCGGGGACTCTGATGTCCTGCTGTGCTCCAGTGCAGAACTGGGAGCCGTTGAGGTGGAACCTTACATTGATATGAGGGATGTATCCATGGAAGACATAAGCGATGTGATTGACAGCAGTGATGACATGGATCTGTTGGTGCCGGATATCGATCTCACAAGCTCTCTGGGTTTGAGCGAATGGGAAACCCTGTACATGTCAATGGGAGGCGGGTTAGAACCCGTCTCCTCTCTGACATGTAGCCCCACCTgtagcagcagcagcagcagcaacacTGTGCCTGTTTTCAACTTCAACAGTGCAGATTTGGAGAAACATGAGAGCAACAAAGAGGGCTTGAGCAAGTCTAATGCTGCCAAAGAAATCTTGATGAAATTATGA
- the si:ch211-153j24.3 gene encoding protein c-Fos isoform X2 encodes MPKNVYACRSVSQVSAEEELHASDPQMKDTQAGIEKDECLNTEAADDPFVPTVTAVASAPDLKWMVLSTDISSVSPCSAARDERPQSTSRSKDNSKATRKTFTCRKKGTKEQLSPEEEERKRIRRERNKLAAAKCRNRRRELTNTLQAETDSLEEDKAALKSEIASLLKEKKSLELILSAHKPHCKISEDTEGETEEKILAQEEQTPPHSPDTTLEPNQVPNSPQQEEPPCTAIFGDSDVLLCSSAELGAVEVEPYIDMRDVSMEDISDVIDSSDDMDLLVPDIDLTSSLGLSEWETLYMSMGGGLEPVSSLTCSPTCSSSSSSNTVPVFNFNSADLEKHESNKEGLSKSNAAKEILMKL; translated from the exons GCAGGTATTGAGAAGGATGAGTGTTTAAACACAGAGGCAGCCGATGATCCCTTTGTTCCCACGGTCACTGCTGTAGCTTCTGCTCCAGACCTGAAGTGGATGGTCCTGTCGACGGACATCTCTTCAGTGTCACCCTGCAGCGCTGCGAGAGATGAAAGACCCCAGAGCACATCTCGCTCCAAAGACAACTCGAAGGCTACTCGAAAGACTTTCACATGCAGGAAAAAGGGGACGAAAGAGCAG CTTTCGCCAGAGGAAGAAGAGAGGAAGCGAATCAGAAGAGAGAGGAACAAACTTGCAGCTGCCAAGTGTCGAAATCGCAGACGAGAACTGACCAACACTCTCCAAGCA GAAACCGACAGTCTTGAGGAAGACAAAGCAGCTCTGAAGTCCGAGATCGCCAGTCttttaaaggagaaaaaaaGTCTGGAGCTCATTCTTTCTGCTCACAAACCCCACTGTAAAATCTCAGAGGACACAGAAGGAGAAACAGAGGAGAAAATTCTAGCTCAGGAGGAGCAGACACCCCCTCACTCCCCAGACACCACCCTAGAACCTAACCAGGTGCCCAACAGCCCCCAGCAAGAAGAACCCCCATGCACTGCCATTTTCGGGGACTCTGATGTCCTGCTGTGCTCCAGTGCAGAACTGGGAGCCGTTGAGGTGGAACCTTACATTGATATGAGGGATGTATCCATGGAAGACATAAGCGATGTGATTGACAGCAGTGATGACATGGATCTGTTGGTGCCGGATATCGATCTCACAAGCTCTCTGGGTTTGAGCGAATGGGAAACCCTGTACATGTCAATGGGAGGCGGGTTAGAACCCGTCTCCTCTCTGACATGTAGCCCCACCTgtagcagcagcagcagcagcaacacTGTGCCTGTTTTCAACTTCAACAGTGCAGATTTGGAGAAACATGAGAGCAACAAAGAGGGCTTGAGCAAGTCTAATGCTGCCAAAGAAATCTTGATGAAATTATGA